The proteins below are encoded in one region of Coffea arabica cultivar ET-39 chromosome 4c, Coffea Arabica ET-39 HiFi, whole genome shotgun sequence:
- the LOC113739059 gene encoding uncharacterized protein, with protein MDFSDIASYCWFDGCHLKEPYGGMLLSAVALDGNNSIFPLAIVLVECENKETCSWFFHFFEDYFGPFDNQLPLIFMSDRQKGLNLAYEELMPYADARYYCRHIQSNFKLSFSGLLLNNYFWQAAKSFDATGHKEAMEKIKEINIEVWKYLTKIPLTTWARHSFSSAIKCDYVTNNFIKSFNAWVGDLRGLPILTLLEGLMRKFMKKLYKRFHKSCTYTSVVPPKIVEKLEEIATQS; from the exons ATGGATTTCTCAGATATTGCAAGCTATTGTTGGTTTGATGGTTGCCACCTCAAAGAACCATATGGAGGAATGTTGCTTAGTGCTGTGGCTTTGGATGGGAATAACAGCATATTCCCTCTTGCAATTGTTTTGGTTGAATGTGAAAACAAAGAGACTTGTTCatggttctttcatttctttgaaGATTACTTTGGTCCATTTGATAACCAATTGCCTCTAATATTTATGAGTGATAGACAAAAG GGTCTTAACTTAGCATATGAAGAACTGATGCCATACGCTGATGCAAGATACTACTGTAGGCACATTCAGAGCAACTTTAAACTGTCCTTTTCAGGGTTGCTGCTTAATAATTACTTCTGGCAAGCAGCTAAGAGCTTTGATGCAACTGGCCATAAAGAGGCAATGGAGAAAATTAAAGAGATAAACATTGAAGTTTGGAAATACTTGACAAAGATACCACTAACAACTTGGGCAAGACACTCATTTTCTTCTGCTATAAAATGTGATTATGTGACGAATAACTTTATCAAATCTTTTAATGCATGGGTTGGTGATCTGAGGGGGTTGCCTATTCTTACATTGCTTGAAGGTTTAATGAGAAAATTCATGAAGAAACTATACAAAAGATTTCATAAGAGCTGTACCTACACAAGTGTTGTGCCACCTAAGATTGTggagaaattggaagaaattgCCACTCAATCTTGA